Below is a window of Macadamia integrifolia cultivar HAES 741 chromosome 8, SCU_Mint_v3, whole genome shotgun sequence DNA.
gagcgtttttataaatattgatggaatcaattaattaaaataagaaataaaaaatagaaaatagtttatttttatatatataaagagaaataaTGTATAACATTTAAGTCGAGTAAAGAGGTAGGAGGCATTTAagtaggaagagagagatagagagtggTAACAGCTTTGTAGGTAATCTCGGTAGTAATCTTTAGTGGATTACATGTGTCAACAGAAATGACATACGAGAACCCCaagatcaggttctcgtacgaggacctgatccagGCTCCACTTTGCTTAGACTTTACCTTcaaatttataataattttgTGGGAGAAAAACATACTAGTGTAAGCCAACGAGAGGGTGTGCAAAAACATCTAGGCGGGGGAAGCATGATTTTATCGCACCCATCTACCTCAAGTCGTAGAAACATGCAAGCATGCAAcgttctttttccttaattttgtagttataatttttaatatataagagCAAAATTGAATTTTCAATAATTAATATTATAGACAATttgaaaagttaaaaaaggtcAAGTAGAAAATCTGTTGTTCGATGaatttaaaaaccaaaaaaatgcgCGAAAGTGGATAACGTGCCATGAGCTGGCAGTTGTACAACAAAGCTCCACCAGAAAAAGACAAAAGTTTAGAAACGCATAAACGAAGGTACGCGACCCTCTttggcatcatttttttttttttaaacaatttttgTTGCATTTCGTATCATTTGTGGAAGTTGtgtctatttaaaaaaaaaatttggtaaaacaaaaaaatcaaaaaaaaattaagagtcatttatgtgtcttagccaaaattgatttttagttatttttacgCTGAACTTTAATGAGTATGTACTTGAAGCCCCAATATAGAGGGGTaaaataatcatttattttataattagaaatccaagtttcttaccccctcttcttcagtccaaagtagaggaagatgggagaaaggaacatctcttcacccatttcttcaaaaatcattttacacttagagataccaaactatttctcataaAAGAACTATTTTTGttaagtagttaccaaaccatttttgtgttttgataaaaaataattttattaatgatttttattaaatagataaaaataaaaaataaaaatgataccaaagaggtcaccacccaccttttttttaacccaaaaatgataaaatataaaagggagagggataggtatgccgccgatatcaagtatgctagcggatagcaccaataggaacataTGAAGAAGTATCATTTAGGAAGGAGatgggggtcatttcagaaaaatggaagagagaaatagacacaatgggtgctagcatacttgatatcggcgacatacccaaccttttcccaataTAAAAATAGAAGAGGACCTACTGTTTCCTTACCTTTGTGATAGAAAGTTGAACCTATTTCACAACTAAATATCAAAACCGTGCCAATGTGGAAAGTCTTTAAAACAAGATCCGCCTTGGTTAGGTCACGGCTCATTTCAatccaaaatcgaaccgaattgGCTTcgatcaatttttttattagtcTTTACCCTTGGACTATACATGTGTATTGAGATTGAGTGATAAGAGATCGAGGGTAGATCAAAGCTGATACCAATATGATTCAGCTGATACTAACTGATCCgatccaagttttagaaccattCTCATTCTCAGTAGAGATCTCCACATTCTTGGACTCCCCACAAAAAAGAATCTGCAATGGTTACCCCTAATGGACTTCTCCCTTGGGTCAGATGATGTTTTTGATTGGGGACACTTGGTTCTAAGGTTGAAacagagttgggttgggttgggttgggttgggttaagctgtatttcttaaaatctcagCCACCTTAGGTCCGTAAAAGGCTAAAACTCAAATGAGATCCAATCCAATCATGTTGGTAGCATGCTAATCTAATCCCTCCCTTATTGACCTCCATTGAGCTGAGTTGgccctaggggtgtcaatgggccaggttgggctgagtttcttaaaacctcaGCCCAACGCTAAGGCCTCTTAACTCAAACCCAGCTTAGCTCAACTCAGGTCCAACCGTGTTTGTTTAGTCCAATCCAACCTAGCCTAGTACTATTGGTTACTCGGTTGCTTGATCTTATGCATTGCAAAGGCTAAAGACCAATGTTTTCGTATATAtatagattgtggaaaacgaaagactttttgcaaatatttttctataattatagttataattattaacatatttatatttttatgtacTTAATATACAAGGTTGGGTTaggtcgggttgggctgggttgagaCCCAAGGCCAGCCCAACCCGGCTTGGGCCTAAGATTCTCAACCCTAGCCCActctatgggctgaaatctcaaccTAGGCCCTGTTCGGGCTCAAAACGGGTTCGGATTGGCCAGGCTTTTTTGACATCCCTAGTTGACCCTAATGTTTTTTGGGTCTGGCTGATCCTGACTGATCTTTATTgacatttttttccatttgtgtcctatgcactaaaaaaaaaaatcaatatacaACCAAAATTATAAAATACAACATAATAATAAATGTTTAGGACACTTAGCCATTATGCCATGTGAATCAATGATCTAAATTTTATTATTCTCAATAAAATGATAGGATGACAACCCTAAATTATGTTATATAAATTAAGGTTAAAATCAATGTCGGATTAGACGTAGGCCTAAATCCATACCCAACTCAACCCTAACCCCATCCCCAGGCTAAGATTTCTTAGCCTGGGCCCTTCAAGCTCAAGGAGGGCCATGGCTGATTTGGACCATCAAGGCAAAACTTACAACCGTAGTGGTGGTTCCCTAACTACAACAAGTCAGTGCACCCTCATTCCACTCCAAAGTAAGACCCACCGAAAATAACACCTTCACCAGTTGTCCTATCTCATTCCTCAAGTTCCCAAGAATTAGAAACAACATGCATCTCCCTCAGAATCCTCTAATCGTATCAAAGCTATCACCATCTTTCCTAACTGCTCCCAACTAGAATGCAACCTTACTCTTTGGCTTTTTCCTCTCAAAACCAATATAAACTTCCTTACCAGAATTGGAATTTAAATAACGAATTTGAACTACCCCACCAATTAAGAACAACTGAACCCTTAGATATATAAAGGCTCTTCTTCCCTTAACATCTTATCCCCCTCCTTGCAATTCTGATCAAACCTCTGCCATATGGCTCAAGAACTTATTtgttgattttaaaattttttattagtgTTGATATTCAATAAGAAAGGAGACCTACCCAATACCCATAGCTATCTATATGTTTAGAATGTGCCAATCTTGActtctataaataaataaatatatatatatatatatatatatattccttggACACTTATATATAAAACTATATCTGTACTTTCTTCTATTCAACTTCTTCACTTTTTCTCTCATCTTATTTCAACCCAATTTTGCTCTTAACTTATTAATTGCACATGCCTATTAAATTGGCTGGATTGGTTTTTGGATTGGGTTTTTATGATTCTAATTAATTCATAACTTTGGTACCATGCATGGTTCCATTGGTTGTCTTGATCTCTCATTCAGAGTGATTATTGTGCCTCCAAAAtagattcttttttatctttatatCTATACCTAAGGTGAAGTTAAACCATATATCCTTgcttatgtggatgatatcctTGTTATAGGCAATTTCCTTGGACATGTCTCTTCACTCATCACATGGTTAGGGACTGAATTCTCCATCAAAGATTTGGGTCCTTTTTGAGCTTCTTCTTGGGCATTCAGATTGTACCCCACAAAGATGGCCTCATCCTCTCTTAACATCGCAATATTACTGATCTACTACATAAGACAAGGATGATAGATAGAAAACCCATTCTCACTACCATTGCTACCACTACAAAATTGTTCATTACGAGGGGTCCACTGTAATCTGATTCTACCAAGTATTATTCCATTTTGGAGCCCTTCAGTATGACAATCATTGAGCTCTTGTCAAACACATTTTACACTACTTATGGCACACAAAGACTTATGGTCTTCTAATTGAGTGGTCTCTATCTCTTACTCTATAGGTGTTCACCGATGCCAATTGTGTGGGTTGTATTGATGACAGGAAATTCTAGTGATAGTTTTGCAATTTATCTTGTCAAGAACCTAATTTCATGGTCATCTCATACGCAAAGCTAGAGGCTTGAAGAACCTTCtcacttagaaaaaaataatataattttggaACCATGTTAAGAGAGAGTGATTGCCAAGGGACGTGAGGTTACATGAATTTATTTTACCACTAATTCTCAACATCACTTCCTTTATTTTAATACCCACAACACCCATGACCAACCCATTACTCCATAGCAAGTTGGCTTATGATAAAAAACTTAAGAGTTCTGAAGTCAATACTTCCTTAAAATAGCCCAAAGAAGATAAGCTCCAACCAATAATGGATCCTCCTTTGAACTTGATATATATGAACAACTAAACCATCATCAATCTCATCTCTGTGGAATTTTGAATGCAGCTGAGACAACCAAGGATAGAGGAGTATTGAGAAGGTAATTAATGGAGTTTCTGAAGCAAAACTTGGACCTGATCTTGGTCCCTGCAGGGCTCTTTCTCATGTTCACCTACCATCTCTACCTCCTCTACCGAGTCCTAAAACATCCTTCAACAACATCCATCGGCTATGAGAACCACATCTGGATGTCTTGGGTCGAGAGAGTGATGGTTAGTTACTAGTACTCTCTTCTATCTTcactcttcccttctcttattGTGAATTCAGGAAAAAAATTTGCTACTACCCAAGCTCGTAGCtaaagaaattgaaatattCATTTCCCCTTTggattcacaaataccctcttaGATTTAacaagattctatttttttggctGCGAGCCTGGGTAACTGCAAAATTTTGCCAATCCATTGTTTTGAATGATTTTTTGCCACTACCCATGTTGCAGGAACTTTCCTGTTACGTGGGTTTGccgccaaagaaatagaatcttaaaccttattttgaaaaatactaaaacctaaaagggtatttgtgaactcGGAAGGGAAATGAATCATTCAATTTCTTAAGCTACGAGCCCGGATAGCAAAAAAGTACTATTTTCAGTTTTGAATATATGTACCATATCTAATTTGCAGGGTGACTCGAGTTATATAAGCATAGCAATATCAGTGATATCAAACAACACATCAAGTTCAATCTACTTGGGTTCTATGTGCCTTTCACTATGCGGTTTCATAGGAATATGGGTGGGAACCTCAACAAGCAGTGTCGTCAATCCTGTGTATATACTGGGAAACACAAGTTCAGCCACCATTTCCCTTAAAGACATAAGCATGCtctttgctttcttgatggGCTTTGGGGCATTTATGCAGTCTGTGAGGTACTATGTGCAGGCAAACTCCTTAGTAAGCATGTCAAGTAAGGATTTACCAGTGCTCTATGTGCAGAGGTTGGTGTTAAGGGGCAATAATTTCTGGCAGGTTGGATTGAGGTTGCTCTACTTAGCTATGGCTTTGTTGTTTTGGAGTTTCGGGCCCATACCAATGTTTGTATCGTGCTTGGTTATGGTCATATTTCTGTATTTCTTGGACTCGAATGCGGAACCATTGCATTTGTTTCTGCAGGGGACTAATTATccggtgaagaagaagaaggtggaggAGGTGGCTGTTAGGGTATAGGGGTGAACCGGTGCTGGAGAAAGTGGCGTTtggaggtatttttttttttaatcagtccTATTCTATGATCAGGAAAGGGAGATGTGAACTAGGAGGCTTAAACCCAAGACTTCCTTGTGGCAATGTCCTTCCATGCACGACATGGTACTGAGTGGATGTTAAATCATGTATGTGATCTTATTGGTATGGTTTATGCTAGAACTCAATTGCCTAGCTGCCCGCCAAAGAGACCTAGCTTTTTGTTACATAGTCAAGTTGATATTAAATCATGTATGTGCAGAATTTTGGAAAAATGTGTACCAGAAGGCATTAATATTccaataatttgaaaatttcttttttatcttatgCGTCcacttttatttttacttttttctaaatatttattttttgatttgcattttttttttccttttgcttatagttgtttttaatatttctctAAAATGAGACAGGATTATGGTGATATAACAGTCCAAGTTTATCAAACAAATGCTTTGTTATTCACATGTTGTGGGGTTGGGTATGTCTTTTATTCTATAATGGTTCACATATTATTATTAGGCTTGTATCTGTAATTGGGTTGGATTTGGGGTCCATTACGTACATGTAtggggtaaaattgtaattgtGTGGAGATTATAATTTTTGAGTTTCCTTTATAGTTTCTACGGAAAAactcttgttaaaaaaaaaaaaaaaaaaaaaaaaagaaaaaaaagggcgaGTAGAATCACTTTGTGAGGTGGAAGTGCTGTAGCGAGTTTTTCAAGTGTAGTGAAAATCTCATGTCATCTCAGGTGGATATAGACAATCTCGCAGAACCacattaaatctttgtgttttgcatgattgtttgtttggtttCTTCCTCGTGATTGCACATTCATCCTCAACAACGTGCACATGCACACAGACCACACATGCAGACTCTCTTGTTAGCAAACCACCTAAAAACATAACCTAAAGTTGTGAAACATTAATCTTCCTCTCCTCCAAGAATTTTATAGAAAATGGTTGTGAAACCTCAAATCgcaaacctaaaaccctaaaccataaaaccaaacCTAGAACATAGAAATATTGAACCCCAACAGTAAATTACATACTTGATATGAAACTCTGAAGTGACTTGTCACTAAAATGTTGAAGAGATATCAATTTAAGGAGTCCTAATGGGCATGATACACCAAGTCCAAGATGGATAGGGATCAAAGAAGTGAAAGGGCATACCAGCGTTATAGAGTGGAGTAGTTTATCGAATAAAGCACCAAGTTGGGCCAGGTTTTTGAAAACCCAGGCTCAACCCAAGCTCGGCCTGGACGGAGGTTGGGTTGGCATATCTCACCTAGGCAAGCCCTATCAGGCTCAGAACAGTCCGAGCATAACTCAAAAGAGGAGAGTAGTCGGCTATAGTCAATTTACCCTAGAGCAAAGGGACTCCAAGTTACCTAATAGGAGGAGAAGATTCCTGGAAGCCTATCACATGTGAAAGCAACTATAGAAGACTTAGAAACATTCCAGTGTAAGCCAGAAACCCAAAAAAGCCCCCAAGCCATAAAGCAATTGTGAAGAGCAAAGGGGACATGGGATCCCCTTGTCTAATGCCTCTCTTACCAGCGAAATAATCAGCCAGACTGATGCTGATGAGAATGAGAACATAGAATAATCCAAACAAGCTTGCACCCAACcataaaataaatttggaaatCCCATCCGGTTCATAACATCATAGAGGAAAGGTCTACTAAGAATCATATGCTTTGTGAAGATCAACATTCAAAACCGCGGAAGGCAAGCAATTCTTATGGTGGATTCCCCAAACGATATCAAGGCACATGAGGAGAGACAAGGCTATCAACAACCTTCCGTAAACGATTtgcaataattttttatatgaattAGTAGACTAAATTGCGAAGAGTGATGGGCATGAAGCTAGCAAATCCAAAGACTGAGAAGACTTGGGGATTAAACATGCACATAGTTCAATCCAGTCTCTCACTTAATTTCGAAGAGTGATGGGTACGCTAACACCCTATATGTCACAAAGTAATGACAATCTATAAGTTTCTGAATCTCAAGTGTTGTTTAGTTGGCAAGGATAAATTTATTGAGTACCAATTCAATTTCCATGCCAAAGAATTTAGACATGTTAGCAACTCTTACTTTGTTGAATGGTACTCTTTGATCTTTTGCTTCTTGCAAATCCATGATAGGACATACCATAAATTCCTTATTACCTTGGTGGTGGTGTACTGAACAGGTTAATGAGAACAAAGAACCATAGGGAGacgaaacaaaataataatggtGATACAATTTCAAAGTTTTGCAAATTAAGGGAACAAAATTTGATATATATTCATCACTGGAGATGAAATGTGGCACTGCAATATTCTATTTGTATCTACATTTATTCTCAAATCTATTTGGGAGGACCCCTGGATTCCATCCCTGGAGGGGTTTAGGCTCAACCACCCTCAGTCGTCAGATTTTCGGTGCCTTAGATTCTCTGAGCTTCTTGATACGCGGGAGAAGTGAGATATGGCGATGTTGAGGACTTATTTTCTCCCCTTTGAGATTGAGTGTATTGTGAAAATCCCTATTAGCTCTGATGGAGATCAAGACAAAATGTGTTCGGGGTCCACTCCAAATGGAATTTTCTCAGTCAAATATTCTCATAGATTGGGAGCTCAACTTTCTCCTTGTTTTCCCAAATCAACAACGATAGCCCTGGCTACTCCTAAAGAGGTATGGAAAATCATTTGGAATTCTAAAATCCCCACAAGAGTGATATCCTTAGTTTGAAAGGCTTGTCTTGGGGCTGCTAGAGTCCTTAATAGTTGAAGCAATCAAAGGTGCATTGTGGATTCTAAGATCTCTGGTGGTTGTGGGCTTGAAGTCGAATCTATTAAGCATGCCTCATTGGAGTGCCCCTCGCCAGTTTCCTCCCTGGTCTCTTTAACGATTGATGTGTTTCCCAACTTATCCCTATCGGATTGGATCTTGAAGTGGGGGTAGCCTCCAGGGGCTTCCAAAATGGAGCAACAAAGATTCTTTGTATTCCATGCTATGATATTGTGGGAAatttggaagatgaaaaatgcaTGATGCTTCTGGAACACTATCCCACCCTTCCAATCTTTGATGGCCTCGGTTATCAGATCAGCTTTTGAGGTTTCTTCCCTTATTCTTGCCTCTTCCGGATCTATGGAGAATTTGAACCATTCGGGTGAAACTCCCTCTCCTGCCTCTGGGGGCACCTTCTCATCTTCTTGGACGTTGCAACATGTACTTGGCCAAGGACCCTTGGAATCGGTTGTCCTATTCTTGATCCTTAAAATGATTGCTTTGGCAATCACAATGCCCTTCTCCAGTGATGGTGGGTGAGGCCTTAGCAGTTCGTTTGGGCCTATCTTTAGCTCGGCAACATGGCATATCCGATGTCGATGACTTCTCCGACTGTCTTACTTTTATTATATGCTTTTCTCCCTATccttccccacccccttttCTATTTTGTGCATTGTCCAGGATATTCTAATGCTGAAATCCTcatttttttcgctaaagattagaaattttattgaagaaagagaaaagaatacatctcaaaaataaaatttataatcccccaccttcggcatggccatcaacaagggagaacaaattgaaaaaaaattaaacattaaaTAAACCGAAACCTAGGTCTCGATTCTACATCATGAACAATCTCTGACTGAATATGCGAAGGGAAAGAGATATTAACATCCGAAGATTTTGTTTTTGCTGCCTCCTTTGCAAGAAAATCCGCTACGCAATTAGGTTCTCGAAAATAGTGCGTTATCTTCCAACTTATAGAGTGTAGATAATCCTTCACAGACATCCAATCCTAAAAAACGAACCAAGGAATAGATTAGGATTGAATAGCTACCACCACTGTTGCTGAATCAGATGCAATCCAAAGAGCATCAATATGTAACTCTTTGGATTTAAAAACTCCCTCGATAAGAGCAATGAACTCAGCATAGTAATTTAAGTGAACTCCTAAAAACTTCTTAAAGGAACCCACCACCGAGCCCCTATGATTTCGAAAAACTCCTCCTATTCTTGATCTTCCTGGGTTTCCCAAAGAACAACCATCCACATTTAGTTTTGTCCATCCCAAGCCACATTTACACCGATAAACTTCTAAAATCGACAAAGGCTTCCCTGGAAGAGTTGTTAACCCCAACCGGCGACAACAAATCAAATCCACAGTGTTCTTGATCACACTGATTAAGGAATAACAAGCCTCATGCACCTCTCTTCTAATCTTCTCATAGATTTTTGGATAGGATTTTGACACTTCTTCATAATGCCTTTCATTCCTCTCCCTCCAGATGTTATCAGCCATAATAATGAAGCCCACTGACCATGGTTCACGCACTGGAATCACTCTGCACTTCTTAATCCACCACTGAGATAACTgaataatatcatcaatattTGGCCAAGATACGCCAAAACAGTCCATAAAAGGTTTCCATAAAATCATAGAGAAGCTATAATTTgtaaaaatatgatttaaagtCTCAACTTCAGAACCACATAAAAAGCACTTTGAAACAAGAGACACACCCTTTTGACATACAATATCATCTCTTGGAAGCTTCCTACGCAAAAGCCGCCATCCAAAAGTGGATTGTCTCGGCTGCAAATATCTATTCCAAACCATAGAAAACCATGGGACTTTGGGGTTCCTTCTCCTTATCTCATTCCAtacagaaaaggaagaaaaattctCAGTTGAAGATCCACTCCACATACACCTATCCTCCAAATCAAATTGAGGCAGCCTTATCAGACGGGCAATAGAAAAAACATCTTTAAGCATATCAGAGCTAACAACAGGAATAGCCAGCCTAAAGTCATGAATAAAAGAAGGCACTTTCAAAGAAGAGCTAATTAAAGGATTCAACACCTTACCACATAAATCCATAATGGAATTTTCTCCAACCCAGTTATCCCTCCAAAGATTAATGCAGAAATCCTCCTTATCCTTTTGTAATTTTGTATATGTCAATAGAGTCAAGAATGGTATGGTTCGACCCGATTGACCACGACCTGGTGGTTCGACCTACGACTTGGAGAAGTATATAATATACTATCATATTGTTGAGCAAGCAattgtaatttggggtttttcaagctaGAGTTTTAAGGCGAGTTTTCTCGTCATTGtttgggtgtaatttctcttctacatagtgaaacttcttctttttcgctcgaggatgtagcacaccacatcagtgtgtgaacctcgttaaatctctgtgtgttATGCGGATCTgtcttgatttattttcatatttgttcGTATTTATTAGAAGACTCCTTACATTGCTGCTATAAACTTGGTACTGGCAAGATGGGCCACCACCCTTGACTCACTCAATGGTATTTCTGGTGACTATTTATCTTAAGAAGTTGGATGATggttgtatatatattttttccaacTCCATGTGACTGGTCGATCCTTAGATCCTTTTTTAAGTGGGTATCACAAGGAACCTTTACCTAATTTGGAGATGATGAGGATCTTGAAGTTGACAGATTGGGGATTCCTTCCAAGAAGAATCAATAGGAGGGGAGACAATGATTCTTCCAACAGGGGAAGGGAGTTTGGAGGACAaagttttagaaaaataaaactctTAGTGAGGCAAAGCCATATGGAGGCTTGGAAAACCTTCTCacttaattaaaaataatataattttgaaACCATGTTAAAGGAAAGTGACTACCAAGGGACGTGAGGTGACATGGATTTATTTTACTACTAATTCTCAACGTCACTTCCTTTATTTTATACCCATTACATCCATGACCAACCCATTACGTAAATCTAGGTCTTCTCTACTCTATAGCAAGTTGGGTAATGATTAAGACTTAAAAAGAGT
It encodes the following:
- the LOC122085983 gene encoding uncharacterized protein LOC122085983 gives rise to the protein MEFLKQNLDLILVPAGLFLMFTYHLYLLYRVLKHPSTTSIGYENHIWMSWVERVMGDSSYISIAISVISNNTSSSIYLGSMCLSLCGFIGIWVGTSTSSVVNPVYILGNTSSATISLKDISMLFAFLMGFGAFMQSVRYYVQANSLVSMSSKDLPVLYVQRLVLRGNNFWQVGLRLLYLAMALLFWSFGPIPMFVSCLVMVIFLYFLDSNAEPLHLFLQGTNYPVKKKKVEEVAVRV